From Desulfobacterales bacterium:
TCAAGCATCTGCAGCCCGATCACAATATGGCTCAAGAGGCGGCCTTCGTCGGTATAGTCGATGCGGTACTGATATTCGAATTCCCGAATCTTGCCGACATCATGAAAAAGAATGCCGGCAAACAGCAGATCCATATCGATCCCGCTGTAATGACCGGCAATTTTATCTGCCAGCAGCGTCATGGAGAGTGTATGTTCCAGCAGCCCGCCGATATAGGCATGGTGCATATTTTTAGCCGCCGGAGCAGCCTTAAACTTCTGGACGAATTCCGTGTCTTCCCAAAACGACTGGATCAGGCGCCGGATAAAATCGTTCTTAACCTGACCCGTTTGACTCACCAGCCGGTCGAACATGGTATCCACTTGATGCCGGGTTGTCGGCAGAAAATCCGCAGGGTCCACCGACTCAGCCGGACAGGTTGTCATCTTTTTGATAACGAGCTGCGGCGCACCCCGATATTCGTTGACAGTCGCCACGATAGAAACAAAATCACCGGATGCTACGCCCGCTGACGTGATCTCGTCCACATGATCCCATACCACCCCTTTGACATGACCGGTTTTATCCCCAAGGGCGACATTCAGGTAGTTGCTGCCATCTTTTTTTTGAGACACCGATTTTTCCATCAGTACAAAAGTGTCGTTTACAGCCTGGCCGATCTTAAGATCGCTTATAAACTGTTTTTTCATTGTTCAGCACCTTTTTCTCAATATCCCAGCTTTTCAGATTATCCATGGTGGCGTAGTCGGTCATGTCGCATTGAATCGGGGTGATGGAAATATAATCGTTCTCCAATGCGGCCCCATCCATGTCAGGTTCACTAAATACAGCCTGGAACTCGCTCCCCTGCCAATAGTAGGTCTTGTTGCGCGGATCAACCCTTTTGTCAAAATAGTCTGAAAAAGTGGGAATCCCCTGCCTGCTGATCTTAACGCCGGCAATCTTTCGTGTGGTTACGTCGGGAATATTCACATTTAAAATGGTGCCATGGGGCAAACCAT
This genomic window contains:
- a CDS encoding HD domain-containing protein, coding for MKKQFISDLKIGQAVNDTFVLMEKSVSQKKDGSNYLNVALGDKTGHVKGVVWDHVDEITSAGVASGDFVSIVATVNEYRGAPQLVIKKMTTCPAESVDPADFLPTTRHQVDTMFDRLVSQTGQVKNDFIRRLIQSFWEDTEFVQKFKAAPAAKNMHHAYIGGLLEHTLSMTLLADKIAGHYSGIDMDLLFAGILFHDVGKIREFEYQYRIDYTDEGRLLSHIVIGLQMLEDKIKAIEGFPTQTAVLLKHLVVSHHGAREFGSPELPKTIEAVLLNYIDEIDSKVNGIRSFMSSDNSAESWTSYHRLLGRHFYIGKSREET